The following proteins are co-located in the Planococcus plakortidis genome:
- a CDS encoding glycosyltransferase — MKVLHVISGGETGGSKKHLLQLLTNSPVEAELLLLTEGAFAEDARKAGIPVTVVQQNSRLDRSAPRKILMVLKKGGFSIVHSHGARANFLIDSVYKKLGMPWFITVHSDPTLDFLHQPKPLAKVFTILNQRAMRRADHLFAVSEKFKDMLVKMGVEPKRITPVFNGINFHETLPDFDRRAIRESLSTQDDEFVFAIVARLHPVKGHDILLKAFAQIDRPCKLWVIGDGDLRQSLSEQATALGIAERVQFLGARKDVDQLLYAADVSLLTSHSESFPLVLLESADMATPVIATNVGGVPALVDPGKTGWIVEPGRADALQHVMEKAMDADTRERGSMLRSFAKENFSNENLQREIRKVYEAVLRLN; from the coding sequence ATGAAAGTACTCCATGTCATCAGCGGGGGAGAGACCGGGGGCTCGAAAAAGCATCTATTGCAGCTATTGACGAACTCTCCCGTAGAAGCAGAGTTGCTATTATTGACAGAAGGCGCATTTGCGGAAGATGCACGAAAAGCCGGGATTCCGGTGACGGTCGTCCAGCAGAACAGCCGTCTCGACCGGTCCGCACCACGGAAAATCCTGATGGTCTTGAAAAAAGGCGGTTTTTCGATCGTCCATTCCCACGGGGCGCGCGCCAATTTCCTGATCGATTCGGTCTATAAAAAACTGGGCATGCCTTGGTTCATCACCGTCCATAGCGATCCGACACTCGACTTTCTCCATCAGCCCAAGCCGCTTGCCAAAGTGTTCACCATCCTGAACCAGCGGGCCATGCGCCGTGCGGACCATTTGTTTGCCGTCTCGGAGAAATTCAAGGACATGCTCGTCAAAATGGGAGTCGAACCGAAGAGGATCACGCCGGTATTCAACGGCATCAATTTCCATGAGACCTTGCCGGACTTCGATCGGCGCGCAATCCGTGAATCGCTCAGCACACAAGATGATGAGTTCGTCTTTGCGATCGTGGCGCGCCTTCACCCCGTAAAAGGCCACGATATTTTACTTAAAGCGTTCGCACAGATCGACCGTCCATGCAAGCTATGGGTAATCGGCGATGGTGATTTGCGCCAGTCCTTAAGTGAACAGGCAACGGCACTTGGCATTGCGGAGCGCGTTCAATTTTTGGGGGCACGAAAGGATGTCGACCAATTATTGTATGCAGCGGATGTATCCTTATTGACCTCGCATAGCGAAAGTTTTCCGCTCGTGCTCTTGGAATCGGCAGATATGGCCACGCCTGTCATCGCGACGAATGTGGGAGGCGTGCCGGCACTTGTCGATCCGGGGAAAACCGGATGGATTGTGGAGCCGGGCCGTGCCGATGCCCTCCAACACGTCATGGAAAAGGCGATGGATGCGGATACTCGGGAGAGGGGAAGCATGCTTCGGAGCTTCGCTAAAGAAAATTTTTCCAATGAAAATCTGCAACGGGAAATCCGAAAAGTTTATGAAGCGGTTTTGAGGTTAAACTAG
- a CDS encoding WecB/TagA/CpsF family glycosyltransferase → MKEEILGVTVNKETEQQLLDNIQNDIEMGRKSRIVAINPEKVMMASKDPALRTLLNESTYQIPDGVGIKIASRMRGGEIRERVTGIGMMDALLQLANKHGHRIFMYGAKKATVELAAQNIQAKYPNLIVAGTLDGYEKDREKITQAINAAQPQILFVALGSPKQELFIRENMEQLDVNIFQGVGGSFDVYSGNVKRAPKLFLNTGTEWLYRLASQPTRIKRQMALPQFLIKAVRDKGGNR, encoded by the coding sequence ATGAAGGAAGAAATTTTAGGCGTCACTGTCAATAAAGAGACCGAACAGCAATTGCTGGATAACATCCAGAACGACATCGAAATGGGCCGCAAATCGCGCATCGTCGCGATCAATCCCGAAAAGGTCATGATGGCTTCAAAGGATCCCGCGCTCCGCACTTTGTTGAATGAATCGACTTACCAGATTCCCGACGGCGTCGGCATCAAAATCGCGTCCCGCATGCGCGGCGGCGAAATCCGCGAACGCGTCACAGGCATCGGCATGATGGATGCACTGCTCCAGCTCGCCAATAAGCACGGCCACCGCATTTTCATGTACGGGGCGAAAAAAGCGACAGTGGAACTGGCTGCGCAAAACATCCAAGCGAAATACCCGAACCTCATCGTCGCCGGCACGCTCGACGGCTATGAGAAAGATCGGGAAAAAATCACCCAGGCCATCAATGCAGCACAACCGCAAATCCTGTTCGTGGCGCTCGGCAGCCCGAAGCAGGAATTGTTCATCCGCGAGAACATGGAGCAGTTGGACGTCAATATCTTCCAAGGCGTCGGCGGCAGTTTCGACGTCTACAGCGGCAATGTCAAACGCGCGCCAAAACTGTTCTTGAATACGGGCACCGAATGGCTCTACCGCCTTGCGAGCCAGCCAACGCGCATCAAACGCCAAATGGCGCTCCCGCAATTTCTCATCAAAGCCGTGCGCGATAAAGGCGGAAACCGCTGA
- a CDS encoding nucleotide sugar dehydrogenase encodes MEKICVVGLGYIGLPTAVMFANHGYEVHGVDVNQKAVDMLSDGQIHIEEPFLQDYLNKALEKGTFSVSTKPAEADMFIIAVPSPIAEDKTANMDYIRAATESIVPFLKKGDLVVLESTVPPRTVLDVMMPILVKSNLEIGTELFVSHSPERVIPGKVFEELVKNDRIIGGINEESSKRTQVYYESFVKGEFILTDATTAEMVKVMENTYRDVNIAFANEIAKISDNVGVDAWEAIRLANHHPRVNIHLPGPGVGGHCIAVDPWFLVEKEKDLSQIIHLSRNTNDGMPQYTADKIDDILKDVKDAKVAVFGLAFKGNIDDIRESPSMEVLERLKAKNLRISSFDPHVKENKAAFQTQSYDEAVEGADLIVILTDHKAFKDYDPKTLGGTMRHKAIFDTKNAISREAYEEAGFTVYRLGDGKGNPKN; translated from the coding sequence ATGGAAAAAATCTGTGTAGTTGGATTAGGATATATCGGCTTGCCGACAGCGGTCATGTTCGCAAACCATGGTTATGAAGTTCACGGCGTGGACGTCAATCAAAAAGCGGTGGACATGCTGTCCGATGGGCAAATCCACATCGAAGAACCGTTTCTTCAGGATTATTTGAATAAAGCATTGGAAAAAGGGACCTTCTCAGTGTCGACAAAACCGGCTGAAGCGGACATGTTCATCATCGCGGTACCGTCCCCGATTGCGGAAGACAAAACTGCCAATATGGATTACATCCGCGCAGCGACCGAATCGATCGTTCCTTTCTTGAAGAAAGGGGATCTGGTCGTGCTGGAATCGACCGTCCCACCGCGCACTGTGCTCGATGTCATGATGCCGATCCTCGTGAAGAGCAATCTGGAAATCGGGACAGAACTATTTGTGTCGCATTCCCCGGAACGCGTCATTCCAGGAAAAGTATTTGAGGAACTCGTGAAAAATGACCGCATCATCGGCGGCATCAACGAGGAATCTTCGAAGCGTACGCAAGTGTATTACGAATCATTCGTGAAAGGCGAATTCATCTTGACGGATGCGACCACTGCTGAAATGGTCAAAGTCATGGAAAACACATACCGCGATGTCAATATCGCGTTTGCCAATGAAATCGCGAAAATCTCCGACAATGTCGGCGTCGATGCTTGGGAAGCGATCCGCCTCGCCAACCATCACCCGCGCGTCAATATCCACCTGCCTGGCCCTGGAGTCGGCGGCCATTGCATCGCAGTCGACCCGTGGTTCCTGGTGGAAAAAGAAAAGGACCTGTCGCAGATCATCCACTTGTCGCGAAACACAAATGACGGCATGCCGCAATACACCGCAGACAAAATCGATGACATCCTGAAAGACGTAAAAGATGCAAAAGTCGCTGTCTTCGGCCTGGCCTTCAAAGGCAATATCGACGACATCCGCGAGAGCCCGTCGATGGAAGTATTGGAACGGCTGAAAGCGAAAAACCTGCGCATTTCTTCTTTCGACCCACACGTCAAAGAAAACAAAGCGGCGTTCCAGACACAATCCTATGATGAAGCAGTCGAAGGTGCGGACTTGATCGTCATCCTGACGGACCATAAAGCGTTCAAGGATTACGATCCGAAAACACTGGGCGGAACGATGCGCCACAAAGCCATTTTCGACACGAAAAATGCCATCAGCCGCGAAGCATACGAAGAGGCTGGATTCACGGTCTACCGTCTCGGCGATGGCAAAGGCAACCCGAAAAATTAA